AGGACCACATTTCCCAGCAATCTGGCTCTGGCTtgcattcacacagaatgctcTTATAATTTTCCGGAACCAAAGTCCATTGTGAACACAGCCCTTATTTTCACCAGAACTTCACAACATGTCTAGAACTGCATCTTTGGCTCACATTGTTCTTCAGGTGATCACACTTATTTCTCCTGTGGACTTTCTCAGTCTTTGGTGAATTTGAAAGTTGAATGTGTTGTACTAGAGGATGCAGAAGTGATTGACTCCAGTAGAGGATCTTGACACAATAAAGCTCTTTAAAGTATCAAATGGGAAACCGTTCTTTTCAGCTGTGAACATATGATTATACCAGTAAATCTCAAACATCTTTCAAAAGCTatgttattgcatttaataataataataataataataataaataaataaataacctgtTGAATTGAATACATCATATACTGTAATATTCCCAGTCCTCCAGTTTTCCTAAGGTTAAACCAGGTGGCTTTAATTTGTTTGCAGGCGAAGCTCAGTACAATGACGCCTTTACTGCTACAGTCAACCGCTGTCTTAAACTTGTCATTGAATTACAAATAAAGTATACGTTTGTCTTGcagtttagctttatttttcacAACCCAACACAATTACATATTTCAGAAATTCAGCACCATCAAAAGACATAAAAACATAACCTCATCACACCACTATTCATCTACAGATATATGACCTATATTAAATTATGTGTACAAGCCTCATCTTCAGCATCCATACAGCTTGTTGATCCTCAGGATGTCGATGTTGGACAGTCCCTGCCTCTGTCCGATTTCCACCGTGGCATCAGGAATGGGAGTGATGGTTTCCAGCCCAGGCTGGATGGCGAAGGCTGTTCTTCCATAGTGCATGATGGAGCTGTAGTCGTATGGAGTGTTTTGGTTGTTGGTGTTCTGTTTCTCGAAGTTGTAGGACATGTCAGGAGACAAGTTCTCCCAGTTGATTTTGACGTACTTGTCACGATCGCTCCTGGTTTGCTCGTGGTAGAAGCCCAGGGCATGATTCAGCTCATGTTGAGCGATGCCAGTGTACACACAGCCTTGCCTGTTGAGGGAGACCACCTGTTTGCCACCAGTTCTACCTAGAGAAGAGTAGCACCTGAGAGGAGAAAGGAAATAAAGGGGTTAGATATCTGATTTAATGTTCTTGTTGTAAAAGAGAGTCCTGATTATTTTGTATAATTGTTCTGACCCATCTTTGTTCTCAATACTGATGTAGTCAGTCTGAGATGATCTGGCCACAAAGCGGATGCAGGTTTTGGCATGAAAGGCCGACATGGCGTTCGCAATCACAGATCTGTCATAATTGGCTGCAAACAAAAGGTTCCACAAGTTTAAAATGGCatctaaatgaatgaattgtGTTCAACGAATGAAGGAGATTCACGTACAGAATTCAGCGCTCACTATGTACGGGACCTCCACTACGTTGTTAGAGTTTTTCTTCCAGAAACAGTTGTTGTTCAAGCAGTAGAGAGCATTTCTGGTTTTGGGAAAGACCAGATCTCCTTCAATCAAGACTTCAGATGATcctgcatttaaagagacacatattgatgaaataacacaaaatatttatagGCCTCAATCACTGACCATTTACTGGCTTTATAGAAATCTACAAGGTGTCTGACCATTGTTGGTGTCCAAAATTCTTGTGGTGATGTCCAGAGTTTCAGGCTCTGATACAAATACGCCTTCAAACATCTGCTCCTGGTGGTAGAAATAGAGATGTTTTAAACAACTCATTTGAGGAGAGTTAATAATTTGAGAGAGAGACTAGATAGGATCTTACCATGAGAGGAGACGCCTGGGAGATgccaaacagcagcagcagaatgGAGAGGGAGGCTCTTGTGTCCATGCTGTGTCCTCAGTGTGTAGAGATGTCAAGGATGCTCCTGTGCTGAGGTCTGATGTCTGCGAGCTGTTCTGTCTGGACTTTATATTCACCTGAGTAGGTGGCTCCACTGGGGGATTATGGGTAGGGTCTTAGTGTCCAGAGTCTAAAATGTGTGCCTAAAGGGAGGAAGCTCTGACCCCACCTGTTGGTCCTAATCTTTGCACAATCATAGAATATACCTCAGTTTGTTCATCTAATTCTCTGTAATGGACGTGCTTTAGCTTTTGGACTTCAACACATGCCCTAACACAGTAATATAGAGGGATGGTCCACAATACATTAAATGTGCTCTGTAGGTAGATTACCAGTGAATCCTTATTCATGAGAACATCTCAATGTACTGCAAAGATTAGAAAATGACTCCAAAAAATATTAGCAAGATGGACAACTGACTACTTAAATTAGCTTAGCTAAGCTGAAAGCTTTTGATTTAATGGAAAATCAGAAACAATTACTGTGTATTGCTAAAATATTATCAGGacaaatgtaatattatatatatttagtatttCATAGCACTACACAACTCTTTATTTGATACAATTGTTTTGTTATGAAGAAGCAACATGATTTCAAACAGTGACAACCCCACCTTTCTACTTAGTAAAGTTGTTTAATAGttgaagaagaatggcatctacgctaacattagtctttctgtttatcccgaggtttaccgtagtccaTTACCGTAGaccagtggtcaccaacctttttaagcccaagatccctgacctcgacctttatgaaagacaagatctacttgatagaaaaagacagcccagattgtatttagtatttttttcatggccaatttagattctgatttatttatttatttatttttacaagcaaattggccgattcttatactggttgcagatatttattattattattattattactattactattactattactattattattattattattattattattattattattattattattattatcaaagatacatagccatttcaaattagagggaaccactgctttttaatcacaatctaAACAAAGATGCTATCACATTgtatgagcagttgttttttatttgaattaattgagatttaatttcaagatttaaagcaaaaacagaacggtctgactttatctttgtgaaattatatgctacacacaaaaaaagcttgaaacaaaaacagcagactGAATGAGACAcagattcactctctgacagcaggtggcgcttaagGAGCAGCAGAGATAcagcgtttccttggttaccgctgtaaacaaagctgaactgcgctaataattagctactttattcggaGGTAAGAGGAAAGTAAAATACCATTGCCATCAAATTTTTTCTGAAGACAGTAATTCCTTTTACAGATGCATTCATATAACCCCTCACAACCAAttccatatttatattttcttcctatatttcgagcatcgtgaacagtgagctgctctgTCTGCTACAGAATTGTCTCCTCTTTGCGTCCGTCTTCAGcgtctctggcctcttgttTACGGCCGTTTACAGACTCGGACATGATGTGGGCTATTTCCCTTTATCACTGTCCCCATAGCTCcctaaaataacagaaaaataaatacaaaaatacagtacagtacagtacagactggagaaatgtaatgtatttttgtactcatatttctgttattttcgcgagctactggaacagtgataaagatcgaccggtcgatcgcaccgacgggttggcgaccactgcCGTAGACCATCTATTGTGAAGGCATCATCGACACGGCAGCCAGTGGCACAGCTCCTACACAAACCGTCTGT
The nucleotide sequence above comes from Chanodichthys erythropterus isolate Z2021 chromosome 10, ASM2448905v1, whole genome shotgun sequence. Encoded proteins:
- the LOC137027669 gene encoding hatching enzyme 1.2-like codes for the protein MDTRASLSILLLLFGISQASPLMMFEGVFVSEPETLDITTRILDTNNGSSEVLIEGDLVFPKTRNALYCLNNNCFWKKNSNNVVEVPYIVSAEFSNYDRSVIANAMSAFHAKTCIRFVARSSQTDYISIENKDGCYSSLGRTGGKQVVSLNRQGCVYTGIAQHELNHALGFYHEQTRSDRDKYVKINWENLSPDMSYNFEKQNTNNQNTPYDYSSIMHYGRTAFAIQPGLETITPIPDATVEIGQRQGLSNIDILRINKLYGC